AATATGACGATTAAGAAATGTTTTAAGTATTGGAGATTCCATGAAGAGGAATCCTAGGCTATAGACGACTATTTCCAGTTACTAATTTTGGAAAGTTTTGTGTGGTAAATCGTGCGGATGATACTTGCAGCTTCTTCGGTTCTTGAATTCATACGTGAAACATAATTAATAAAGAAAACCGCATCTTTTTGTCTGTCCAGATAAAAGTGAAACTACTATACTAGTCTAAAGACATATTAAAGTTTATAGGTCAATGTACCCACGTCATTAATTGACCATCGACAACCTCACCGAGATTATATATTAACATTAAAATCTTtggattaataattaaataatagtcCAGGTGAAAATATGTAAAGAAAGTACAATGAGCATGTAAGCATGTTTAAGTTTGTCTAGTTAGTAACTTTGGACATCTTAATTTAATTTCTACACCCTACGTCTCACTTTTTAAGTgttcatagttttttttttttttaaaggcaagttaTCGACATCACCTAAAGAATTAAACACCTTCGTGATCATATGCCACACACTTTTGAAAAAAAACCCGATAGTGCACAAGTTTTATTAAGGACTATAATGGAGAGATAGACACTTTATTGGTGGAGAGTGAATTTaaaaagattttataaaatttCTTGTATTTTTGAAATGGACGTTTTATAATAAGATGGAAAAAATATTACGTATATATCTAAAGTTAAATCAATATTACTCCGTAATAGTACGTAGTTTTTATGTGCTTATTAAGTTTCAAAAATAATATATAGGGTATAAGCTAATAAATCCATCTTGTGCACACGAATATACATATAGTGGGTAACAATTGTCAGTAAAACATACCTTGATAGagtattaataaaagttagatttttTTCTAATTGTAGGGCTATCTTTTTAATTTTAGGATACACATTAATATGTAGTTGAACTTTAATGTAAATCTACCAACGATTATGCATACAAAAATTTCTTAACCATCGCCATAAAAACTACAATTGATGATTCCATATAACTTTACAtagagtcatatatatatatatatatatatatatatatatatatatatatatatatatatatatatatatatatatatatatatatatatatatatatatatatatatatatgtatatgtatatatatatatatatatatatccattatttaTGGAATTTTAAATAAGCTTTATAAAATATCTCAGGGCCATCTCTCTAATTTCGGTGGCCCTGTTCGAAACTTAAAAAGGGCTCTTATAAATGTTAATTTTTTCAATACGTATAATACATAATACTATGATAGCGTAATcaataaaactaaaaaaatataaaacaaccgTTGCAAAGTTTTATTCTCAAATAGTTGTTAAATCGTTATAGTTACACTATTGTTTATATAAAACCGTAATCATAACATTTATTATAACGAAGTAATTGATCAACTCTTTATAGTCAATACTCCCATTATATTGTCTTTAATACCTATAAACGCCAATCTATTAAGTCTTTCTTGTTAGATGATAGACCACAAGTAAGATATTCCGTTACGATATATGAATAAATGAATTATTACATAGGTTTTTTACAATTTGGGGACCCTTAAAAATTTGAGGTCATGTGCGGCTACACACTTCGCACATGCACCGAAGACAAGACACCACTGAAATATCTACTACTACTGCTAGTATAGTATTGATAaacatttttatatatttatttaaagaaAAATAGTAGAGTTAATTATAACATGCATGGATATCTTATCTTATATAGTCATATACATAGAGTACATATACTTACTAATGGATAATCTTATACAAAAAAAGGACATATTTATATagggttggtatagtttaacaaaGTGTGTTTTACCAGGAAATAGCTTTCACCATGTTGCAAACCAGGCAATGAAAAACCACAATCATCAAGAGGAACCGGGACGCCTGATGAGTGAACCAGCATCAAATCTTCACCGAACATACCTTTCGTGTTAAGCGGACCACTTTCTACCTCTGTTGCCACTCCATTGATAAACACAGTGATCACTCCTGAAGCTACAAACAAATCGATCAGCAATTAATTTATTAAGCcatatacggagtaaatatatagtACTATCCTATGTTATTATCAAATTCCCAAACCCATAAATTTGTTGAAATACCACGAATAAGTCAGGATATAATTTGTGGCATGCAATTTAAAATTCAAGTGATTTTAATGATTCTAACTAGGTAAAAAGattactacaacaacaacaataacaacataaCCCAAtaacacataagtggtgtatgaggaagtgagatgtagacaatttttctcatatccgagaataaagacaagtcatttcttcagCCAGAgtaaaaacactctcaaaagttcaAAAGTAGAGAAGGTCattcctctctctattcgacggatagagagattgcttacgAGTGGATCTCCCGCCAAAGGTAAAAAGATTATTGTTTGGAAtttacaaattcaatcatggatgaGTTTCAATATTCCTAATATCAAATTAAGTAGTGAATATTTAATCCTCCCCAGTTAATTGTGTGAGATAAAATGAGTTCATTAGATATGAGATGTTAATAAAATTAAGAAATAAATGATCTAGTTATAAGAAAATACCTATGAATTATAAACAATGAATCTAAACAACTTATAAtctactaataaaattattaacttGAACAATCAAGAGTTAGAAaattatgtttgagggttttttaTTATTAGAGCTGAGATAGGAAATTAAAAGTataagaaaaattaaataaaacgtattcaattttattttatataaaggaGTTGTTTTGCATGAAACCCTCATATATGAATTAATAGTGTAAAGTtagtaattactaataatattgatgtAACAGAATATAAACCCTACCTATTTCATAATGATCTTTTGAAGTATCTAAATGTAGGAAACTTGATGGCATAGAATTAGTCTGCTCAATTTCAGGAAAATTACTAGAAGCTTGACCCGAAATCACATATGAAGATGAACCAACTGCAAGAGGTGACAACAACGATTGCATCGTAGGAAATAAACAAGGTTGTTGCATAACAAACCCTTGTGTAGCCGCAGTGTACGCAACATCTTGATTATACTGATCATGATCAATCGAACCATCACATCTTGAAAGCACTGGcacatgttgttgttgttgttgttgttgttgttgttgatgttgttctAACGAGCCGCTACTAATAAGACTAGCTTGAATTTGACGTTGGCGCCTTCTAGATCTAGAACGACGGTTTTGAAACCAATAGAAGACGTTAGCATCACCAACCGAACCGAATTTTTCTAGAAGTTTTCGTATCTTGACGGTTTCTTCTTTAGGAGGGTTAACCATACCACTATTGAAAATAGACTCAAGTATGAGGATTTGTTCAGGTTTAGGTGTCCATCTAGACCTAACAGGTTCATTTCTTTCAAcactagtattactattactattatgattatgattatgattatgattattatgattacatTGGGTTAATGTTGGAGAAGTAGTATTATTTGGAGATTGGGGTTGAATTTCTTCCATGAGTAAATTTGAGACAAGAAAGCAGTAGTGGTGGAATACTTCAAGATCAGGCTGTATGAGTGTTGGAAAAGAACAAATGAGAATAAAAATAATAAGGAGAGCACATGAACATACAGAATTCGTAAGCAAATGGTGTATTTGTTTATAGTATTTATAAAGCCAAGAGAGAGTGCCACGTTTCAAAACATACATCTTCTATACGACGGGTTGGCATGACACTACGTCATTAATTACCATCTTCCTTAGTAGTAATTCTTTATTTCATGACTTTAGGATTATCTATACATTACAATATTACATTACTATTAAACGACAAATAGCTAGCTCATATATACGGTTTTGTTTTCATCTCCTTTTGTGTGTGTTATAAAGAATCTGAAATCTTAACGATGTATGTATATATTCATTATGCTATATATATAAAAGGCGTTTTAGATTGGGAATGACCCCCTGTGAATCACTTGTTGAAATTTATTAGGGATTACCGCCCTAAAAGATCATACAGCCATAATGCACACAAGGTTGTAAACGAGTGGAGACGAGTCGGTCTCTTTGGAgggacgatttggtcgggtctttGGAGGAACGAGTCGGTCGAGTTGGGGACTGGTCGGTTGGGACCTTGGAGAACGAGTCAGTCGAGTCGAGGACGAGTAGGTCGGGACCTTGGATGACGAGTCGGACGAGTAGGTCGGGACCTTGGAGGACAAGGCGAGGACGAGTTGGCCGGACGAGGCGAGGACTAGTCGGTCACGTTGAGGATGAGTTGTTGAAGTCGAGGATTAGTCGGTGTTAATATTAAAGATAAAATAGGctagtatttatattttacaaagctTATGTACGTTTATGTAATTTATTGTATTCTAGAATATTGTATTGGTGAATATAAATACAAAGTCAGACATCTCCATTCATTAAGGAGATTTCATTCTAAAAATCCTCACATGGTATCAGCCTAACCCTAGATCCTCTAAAAAAAATTTCTATTCGGCCCAGCATCTGccgatttcaattttttttttcttcgatcaaaGGTATCACCATGGCTGCAGGTTCATCTTCTTCCACTAATTCTGATGGTTCTCTTTCTCTCAACACGATTCTTCATATGTTAACAATCAAGTTAACCTCTACCAATTACTTACTTTGGAGTAATCAGCTTCTTCCTCTTCTTGAATATCAAAAGTTAAAAGGGTATATCGATGGTACCTTATTGCCGCCGGCTGTCACCATCACTTCCGGTGACTCTGTATCTCCGAATCCAGATTATACTACATGGAAGGAAGGTGAGCAACGTGCTAAAATCATCATTCAATCTTCCTTATCGGAGGAAGCCATGTCTGTCATTCTCGGCCTGAGTTCTCCTCAAGAAATCTGGCAGGCATTGAAAGATCAATACAACCATGACTCCACTGAACGGATGCACACACTCCGAGAAAATCTTCGTGCTCTAAAGAAAGGAACCGCCTCTGTGTCTGAATTTGGAACGAAATTTAAGTCTCTGTGTGATCAATTGTCTGCTATCGGACATCCTGTAGAAGATGTTGACAAAGTTCACTGGTTTCTTTGTGGTCTTGGTAGTACTTTTGAGACTTTCTCTACCACTTATCGGGCTATCAAACCTGCCCCCACGTTTCGTCAATTGCTATCTCACGCAGAAGGGCATGAGTTATTTTTAAACTCGATTCAAAGCACTGTTGTTCCCCCTGCTGCCTTCGTTGCTCACCAATCGTCTCCACAACCATCTCGTGGTGGTTTTAATAGATATCGTGGATGAGGCAGGTCCACTGGTCGTGGAATTTTTTCAGGTGTACGAGGTCGCGGTCGTCGTCCTCCTCCTCATTGTCAACTTTGCAGGACATCGGGTCACTATACAAATCAATGCCCCGATTTAATTACTTATGCTCAGCAGGGACCCTCTATTGATGCAAATCTCGCGCAAGCCTTTCAAGCAAATTGTCATGTTACTAATAACTCACTGGGTTGGTATGTTGATTCCGGGGTTTCCGCTCATATTGCTTCTTTGTCCGCTCACCTAGACTCTGCTTCACCTTATTCAAGTAATGCACGTGTTACTATTGGTAATGGAACTACTTTGCCTGTTACTCATGTTGGCTCATCTTCTATTAATGATCATATACAACTTTTAGATGTTCTTGTGGTTCCATATATTACTAAGAATTTACTCTCTATTAGTAAACTAACATCTGATAATCAGATTGATGTTTTGATGTCTGATAAGGTGTTTACAATCCAGAATCGTCATTCAAAAGCGGTTCTAGCAACAGGACGAAGACAAAATGATTTATATGTACTTGAGCGTGGTCAAAAGGCTTTTCTTGCTGCGCTACATGCACACACCTCTCGTGGATCCTATGAGTTATGGCATTCTCGATTAGGACACACATCTTTTTCTGTTATTTCTTTATTAAATAAACTAGGTCGGTTAACAGTAACATCTGTGTTACCGAAACCAGACTTATGTTCATCATGTCAGCTCTCTAAGAGCAAACATTTACCTTTTAGTATTAATGAAAAACGTGCTTTACATGTTCTAGATTTAGTGCACTGTGATTTGTGGGGCCCCGCGCCTGTTGTCTCTAATAATGGATTCaaattttatgtaatttttattgaTGATTTTTCTAGGTTTACATGGTTTTACCCCTTAAAAGCCAAATCTTATTTTGTTGGCATATTCACGGCTTTTCTTCAGATGGTACAAACTCAATTCTCGTGCAAATTGAAAATATTCCAATCGGATAATGGCATGGAGTTTACCAATCATAAAGTACGTGATTAGTTAACTGCTAATGGTACAATTCATCAAATGTCATGTCCTCACACGCCCCAGCAAAATGGGCGAGCTGAAAGAAAACATCGTCATCTTACAGAAACCGGTCTTGCTATGCTATTTAACTCTCATGCTCCAGCATGTCTTTGGGTAGATGCATTCAGCTCAGCGACCCATATCATTAATCGGATCCCTACACCGGTACTTAATAATCGATCACCTTTTGAGATGCTATTTAATACGCTTCCAAACTATGACAATTTTCGAATTTTTGGGTGTCGTGTATTTCCATATCTTCGCGATTATGCTGCACACAAGTTATCACCTCGAAGTCTAGCATGTATTTTTATCGGTTATAgtatgtgacgatccttccaaatccctttggacgaatacatcattcattgatttcatagtgaggttttgacctctatatgatacgttttgtaaactttgcattcttttcaaaaggtacacaataaatgaatatcaatttctaaggttttcaacgtttaatgatttctacatatagacaatcaccataaataatagtttaccataatacattcgttgacaatgcagtcaaaataagatacacggtgatgattttgtgaatgcaaagttttcttgaataaagcatgtatgagtccatgcacatagcttgtatcacatataagcaaacagcggaagacttctataaacctgagaataaacatgcttaaaagtgtcaacacaaaggttggtgagttcatagttttaatgttgcgcataatctgtatataaaggtgaatcaaaagttttcagttgtttcatccagaaatgtttatcaaaatattctacgaaattgagcactctggtaactaaacttaacgtatatataatttataccctttgtataatcatcttaataatacacgcaaaccaatgtgtacgcttctcaaatagcatacgtccgttaaaaggctagtgctctagctcggacgaggatatcaagctctatggatccatatactactactcgcgccaaccagttcttataaccggcagttactagttaccaaagctaagggattttcggttcaaactcagtgtagaatttagtatgtacttgtatccattgtatttaaaataaagtgcatgtattctcagcccaaaaatatagattgcaaaagcaattaaaaagggagcaaatgaaactcaccttaacaacacataaagtaattcaccggaatgtgaccgaaactcggaatgtaaaataaccgtagatctcaacctagagaacatatgttggtcaatacatgtctaacaaattaggtctggtcatagtgtatcacaatcctaatgctcgagaccgacatacaaaagttaacaaaagtcatctcaaaagttaaccttacccaatatgatctttaaatctatacatgctactaacataatatatataagtcttgataattgaacgaatttatagtttattaaactcaaaatattatttatttcaggagctatattatatttgaattatcatggcaatcgaacatattttattatttcacatagttttccaatacttgtaaaattagattgtagtgtttataaagatttataacatgataagacagtcaactttgacaattgctcaacaagacgagacgtgccttatatagaaattcatttactcgattagtaatatttaaaattttaatttatcaatctcata
The window above is part of the Rutidosis leptorrhynchoides isolate AG116_Rl617_1_P2 chromosome 1, CSIRO_AGI_Rlap_v1, whole genome shotgun sequence genome. Proteins encoded here:
- the LOC139844407 gene encoding WUSCHEL-related homeobox 11-like gives rise to the protein MEEIQPQSPNNTTSPTLTQCNHNNHNHNHNHNSNSNTSVERNEPVRSRWTPKPEQILILESIFNSGMVNPPKEETVKIRKLLEKFGSVGDANVFYWFQNRRSRSRRRQRQIQASLISSGSLEQHQQQQQQQQQQHVPVLSRCDGSIDHDQYNQDVAYTAATQGFVMQQPCLFPTMQSLLSPLAVGSSSYVISGQASSNFPEIEQTNSMPSSFLHLDTSKDHYEIASGVITVFINGVATEVESGPLNTKGMFGEDLMLVHSSGVPVPLDDCGFSLPGLQHGESYFLVKHTLLNYTNPI